GTGTTCGACCTCGGCGACCGTCTGCTGCGCGGCGGCGAGCTCGCGCAGGTAGTTCACGCCGACGCACCAGCCGCGCTCACCAAGCAGACGCGCGGTGGCGCGGCCAATGCCGCGGCTGCCGCCGGTGATCAGAACAGCCTTGGTCATCGCAACCTCCTCGTTGGGTGATGCGTGCGTGGCGCGCTTCGCTCGGGTTTGGCGGAACGGGATTCAGACGGCGTCGCTTTGCACCGCCGCCCATTTGTCGCGCGCGGGCGGCGCGTAGTGTTGCAGCTTGCCGATCAGCGCGAGCGGATCGGCGTCGATCTGCAGCATGTCGAGATAAATCTTGCGCAAGAAGCCTTCGTCGACCGTGTGCTGAAGCAGGCGGATCAGCGGCTCGTAGAAGCCGCCGGTGTTCAGCAGTGCAACCGGCTTGCCGTGGTAGCCGAGCTGCGCCCAGGTGAAGACCTCGAACAGCTCCTCGAGCGTGCCCGCGCCGCCCGGCATCGCGACGAACGCATCGGACAGCTCGGCCATCATCTTCTTGCGATGATGCATGTCGGGCACCACGTGCAGTTCGGTCAAGCCGTTATGGCCCACTTCCTTGCTGACCAGCAGCTCGGGAATCACGCCGATCGCGCGGCCGCCTTCGGCCATCACGGTGTCGGCGATCACGCCCATCAGCCCGACCTTGCCGCCGCCGTAGACGAGCGCCAGATCCGCCTCGACCAGCGCACGGCCGAAGGCGCGCGCCGCCTGTGCATACAACGGTTTGGCTCCCATCGCGGAGCCGCAATATACACACACCGACTTCATGCTCAACTGTCCTTCGATTCGTTGCGAGGCGCGGCGCCCTCACGGGGCGGCAGGTAATCGTAGAACTCGCGTTTGGGCAGCTTGCCCGAGACGAGGTCGTCGAAGAGTTGCCGCGAGCGGCCGCGCAGGTAGGGCGCCATCAGCGAGACGATCTGCACGCTCACCTGGTGCAGCTCCTCGCGGATCGCTTCCTGCTCGTTGTATTTGCGCGGATTCATCACGAACTGATACGACAGCCAGTACGTGCCGATCACGCCGACGTTGGTCGCGATCACCTGCATTTCCTGCGGCGTCGCGACCATTTCGCCGTCGGCGACGAGCTGCTCGCAGAACTGGCTCGCGAAGCGCACCTTGTGGCTGATGATCTGCTTGAAGTGCGTCTCGAGCGTGCGGTTGCGCGCGAGCAGGTCGTTCAGGTCGCGGTACAGGAAGCGGTAGCGCCACGTGAAATCGACCATGTACTGCAGGTACGACCACATTTCGTCGATGGTCGCGCGATGGTCGTCCGGGAAACGCAGACGCTTCTCGATCTCCTGCTCGAACTGGCTGAAGATGCTGTTGATGATGTCGTCTTTGTTGCGGAAGTGGTAGTACAGGTTGCCTGGACTGATTTC
Above is a window of Paraburkholderia sprentiae WSM5005 DNA encoding:
- a CDS encoding LOG family protein, with amino-acid sequence MKSVCVYCGSAMGAKPLYAQAARAFGRALVEADLALVYGGGKVGLMGVIADTVMAEGGRAIGVIPELLVSKEVGHNGLTELHVVPDMHHRKKMMAELSDAFVAMPGGAGTLEELFEVFTWAQLGYHGKPVALLNTGGFYEPLIRLLQHTVDEGFLRKIYLDMLQIDADPLALIGKLQHYAPPARDKWAAVQSDAV
- a CDS encoding TetR/AcrR family transcriptional regulator, which translates into the protein MEGKPPRRTRERILELSLKLFNEIGEPNVTTTTIAEEMEISPGNLYYHFRNKDDIINSIFSQFEQEIEKRLRFPDDHRATIDEMWSYLQYMVDFTWRYRFLYRDLNDLLARNRTLETHFKQIISHKVRFASQFCEQLVADGEMVATPQEMQVIATNVGVIGTYWLSYQFVMNPRKYNEQEAIREELHQVSVQIVSLMAPYLRGRSRQLFDDLVSGKLPKREFYDYLPPREGAAPRNESKDS